One genomic segment of Ancylobacter sp. IITR112 includes these proteins:
- the infA gene encoding translation initiation factor IF-1, protein MAKEELLEFDGTVTEVLPDGNFRVVLDNEHEILAYAAGKMKKNRIRTIVGDRVVVEMSPYDLERGRINFRHKTGGPTPPIGSGQRRPPPGRRR, encoded by the coding sequence ATGGCGAAAGAGGAACTGCTCGAGTTCGACGGCACCGTGACGGAAGTTCTGCCCGACGGCAATTTCCGCGTCGTGCTCGACAATGAACACGAGATACTCGCCTATGCGGCGGGCAAGATGAAGAAGAACCGCATCCGCACCATCGTCGGCGACCGCGTCGTCGTCGAGATGTCGCCCTATGACCTCGAGCGTGGGCGCATCAATTTCCGCCACAAGACCGGTGGACCGACCCCGCCGATCGGCAGCGGCCAGCGCCGCCCGCCTCCGGGTCGTCGCCGCTGA
- the tenA gene encoding thiaminase II yields MSDGAHSFSAHAWGRNLPTYEAIRTMPFNMALADGTLSSERFRHYMIQDAHYLIAFGRALAVAAAKAEDPDGLVQFAEAAKVAVVVERSLHTDFFQTFGVDADEFARTPMSPVCHHYSSFLIATAYAEPYPVVLAALLPCFWIYAEVGRDILGRAVRPNPYDAWIDTYAGDEFHEAVRAVIATTDHAARGASPAVLAHMHAAYKRATELEWMFWDSAWRLADWPV; encoded by the coding sequence ATGAGCGACGGCGCCCATTCCTTCAGTGCCCATGCCTGGGGTCGCAACCTGCCGACCTATGAGGCGATCCGCACCATGCCGTTCAATATGGCGCTCGCGGACGGCACGCTCTCCTCCGAGCGTTTCCGGCATTACATGATCCAGGATGCGCATTACCTCATCGCCTTCGGCCGCGCGCTCGCCGTGGCGGCGGCCAAGGCCGAGGACCCGGACGGGCTGGTCCAGTTCGCCGAGGCGGCCAAGGTCGCTGTCGTGGTCGAGCGCTCGCTGCACACCGATTTCTTCCAGACCTTCGGAGTGGATGCCGACGAGTTCGCGCGCACGCCGATGTCGCCGGTGTGCCACCATTATTCCAGCTTCCTGATCGCTACCGCCTATGCCGAACCCTATCCGGTGGTACTGGCGGCGCTGCTGCCCTGCTTCTGGATCTATGCCGAAGTCGGGCGCGACATTCTCGGGCGGGCCGTGCGGCCGAACCCCTATGACGCCTGGATCGACACCTATGCCGGGGACGAGTTTCACGAGGCGGTCCGGGCGGTGATCGCCACCACCGACCATGCCGCGCGGGGCGCCTCGCCGGCTGTGCTCGCGCATATGCACGCGGCCTATAAGCGGGCCACGGAACTCGAATGGATGTTCTGGGATTCAGCCTGGCGCCTCGCCGACTGGCCGGTTTGA
- a CDS encoding F0F1 ATP synthase subunit epsilon, whose protein sequence is MATFPFELVSPERLVYSGAVTEVIVPGAEGEFGILAGHAPFVSTLKPGVLTIKGDGPAKKLFVRGGFAEANPAGLTVLAETAIPLAELRADNLAQMIRDAQEDVEDARDEGIRASRQQFLEQLKSAAAAIEADARSPH, encoded by the coding sequence ATGGCCACCTTCCCGTTTGAACTCGTCTCGCCCGAGCGTCTCGTCTATTCCGGCGCAGTGACCGAGGTGATCGTCCCCGGCGCTGAAGGCGAGTTTGGCATTCTCGCCGGCCATGCGCCCTTCGTGTCGACGCTGAAGCCCGGCGTGCTGACGATCAAGGGCGACGGCCCCGCCAAGAAGCTGTTCGTGCGCGGCGGCTTCGCCGAGGCCAACCCGGCCGGGCTGACCGTGCTGGCAGAAACCGCCATCCCGCTGGCCGAGCTGCGCGCCGACAATCTCGCGCAGATGATCCGCGACGCCCAGGAAGATGTCGAGGACGCCCGCGACGAGGGCATCCGTGCCAGCCGCCAGCAGTTCCTGGAACAGTTGAAGTCCGCCGCCGCCGCTATCGAGGCGGATGCGCGCAGCCCGCATTGA
- the atpD gene encoding F0F1 ATP synthase subunit beta: protein MANVGRITQVIGAVVDVQFEDHLPEILNALETKNQGNRLVLEVAQHLGENTVRTIAMDSTEGLVRGTEVKDTGGPISVPVGEACLGRIMNVIGEPVDEAGPLVGDSTRGIHQPAPSYAEQSTEAEILVTGIKVVDLLAPYSKGGKVGLFGGAGVGKTVLIMELINNIAKAHGGYSVFAGVGERTREGNDLYHEMIESKVNVDPHENGGSSAGSKCALVYGQMNEPPGARARVALTGLTVAEHFRDQGQDVLFFVDNIFRFTQAGSEVSALLGRIPSAVGYQPTLATDMGALQERITTTTKGSITSVQAIYVPADDLTDPAPAASFAHLDATTVLSRSIAEKGIYPAVDPLDSTSRILSPLVIGEEHYNVARQVQQTLQRYKSLQDIIAILGMDELSEEDKLTVARARKIERFLSQPFHVAEVFTGSPGKLVDLADTIKGFKGLVEGKYDHLPEQAFYMVGTIEEAIEKGKKMAAEAA from the coding sequence ATGGCTAATGTCGGACGCATCACGCAGGTCATCGGTGCCGTCGTGGACGTGCAGTTCGAGGATCACCTCCCGGAGATCCTGAACGCGCTGGAGACCAAGAATCAGGGCAACCGCCTCGTGCTCGAGGTTGCCCAGCACCTGGGCGAGAACACCGTCCGCACCATCGCGATGGACTCCACCGAGGGTCTCGTGCGTGGCACCGAGGTGAAGGACACCGGCGGCCCGATCTCGGTGCCGGTCGGCGAGGCCTGCCTCGGCCGCATCATGAACGTCATCGGCGAGCCGGTGGACGAAGCCGGCCCGTTGGTCGGCGATTCCACCCGCGGCATCCACCAGCCGGCCCCCTCCTATGCCGAGCAGTCGACCGAGGCGGAAATCCTCGTCACCGGCATCAAGGTGGTCGATCTGCTGGCGCCCTATTCCAAGGGCGGCAAGGTCGGCCTGTTCGGCGGCGCCGGCGTCGGCAAGACCGTGCTGATCATGGAGCTGATCAACAACATCGCCAAGGCGCATGGCGGTTATTCCGTGTTCGCCGGCGTGGGCGAGCGTACCCGCGAGGGTAACGACCTCTATCACGAGATGATCGAGTCGAAGGTGAACGTCGATCCGCACGAGAATGGCGGTTCCTCGGCCGGCTCCAAGTGCGCCCTCGTCTACGGCCAGATGAACGAGCCCCCGGGTGCCCGCGCCCGCGTCGCGCTGACCGGCCTGACCGTCGCCGAGCATTTCCGCGACCAGGGTCAGGACGTGCTGTTCTTCGTCGACAACATCTTCCGCTTCACCCAGGCGGGTTCGGAAGTGTCGGCGCTGCTCGGCCGCATTCCTTCGGCGGTGGGCTACCAGCCGACGCTCGCTACCGACATGGGCGCGCTGCAGGAGCGCATCACCACTACCACCAAGGGTTCGATCACCTCGGTGCAGGCCATTTACGTGCCCGCCGACGACCTGACCGACCCGGCGCCGGCCGCCTCCTTCGCCCATCTTGACGCGACCACGGTTCTCTCGCGCTCGATCGCCGAAAAGGGCATCTACCCGGCGGTCGATCCGCTCGACTCCACCTCGCGCATTCTCTCGCCGCTCGTCATCGGCGAGGAACACTACAATGTGGCGCGCCAGGTGCAGCAGACGCTGCAGCGCTACAAGTCGCTGCAGGACATCATCGCGATCCTGGGCATGGACGAGCTCTCGGAAGAGGACAAGCTCACCGTCGCCCGCGCCCGCAAGATCGAGCGCTTCCTGTCGCAGCCCTTCCACGTCGCCGAAGTCTTCACCGGCTCGCCCGGCAAGCTCGTCGACCTCGCCGACACCATCAAGGGCTTCAAGGGCCTGGTGGAAGGCAAGTATGATCACCTCCCTGAGCAGGCCTTCTACATGGTCGGCACCATTGAAGAGGCGATCGAGAAGGGCAAGAAGATGGCTGCCGAGGCCGCGTGA
- a CDS encoding F0F1 ATP synthase subunit gamma, translated as MASLKDLRNRIASVKATQKITKAMQMVAAAKLRRAQQAAEAARPYAQRMESVLGNIAGTISGGPDAPLLLTGNGRDDTHLLIVLTAERGLCGAFNSSIVRLARERALALMAQGKTVKIFCVGRKGHDALRRLFEKQIVEVVELRANKGATFADAQKIAEKIGAMFAAGEFDVATQFFSRFQSVISQVPTAQQLIPATFAAVEAPKGGESVYEYEPGEAEILADLLPRNLAVQIFKALLENGASEQGARMSAMDNATRNAGEMIKKQTLTYNRTRQAMITKELIEIISGAEAL; from the coding sequence ATGGCCAGCCTTAAGGATCTGCGCAATCGCATCGCTTCGGTGAAGGCGACGCAGAAGATCACCAAGGCGATGCAGATGGTCGCTGCCGCCAAGCTGCGGCGCGCCCAGCAGGCCGCTGAGGCCGCGCGTCCCTATGCCCAGCGCATGGAAAGCGTGCTTGGCAACATCGCCGGCACGATTTCCGGCGGGCCGGACGCACCGCTGCTGCTGACCGGCAATGGCAGGGACGACACGCATCTCCTCATCGTGCTGACCGCCGAGCGCGGCCTGTGCGGCGCCTTCAATTCCTCGATCGTGCGCCTCGCCCGCGAGCGCGCGCTGGCGCTGATGGCGCAGGGCAAGACGGTGAAGATCTTCTGCGTCGGCCGCAAGGGCCATGACGCGCTGCGCCGCCTGTTCGAGAAGCAGATCGTCGAGGTTGTCGAGCTGCGCGCCAACAAGGGCGCCACCTTCGCCGACGCGCAGAAGATCGCCGAGAAGATCGGCGCCATGTTCGCCGCCGGCGAGTTTGACGTGGCGACGCAGTTCTTCAGCCGCTTCCAGTCGGTGATCTCGCAGGTGCCGACCGCGCAGCAGCTCATCCCGGCGACCTTCGCCGCGGTGGAGGCACCGAAGGGCGGCGAGTCGGTCTATGAATATGAGCCGGGCGAGGCGGAAATCCTCGCCGATCTGCTGCCGCGCAATCTCGCGGTGCAGATCTTCAAGGCGCTGCTCGAGAACGGCGCGTCCGAGCAGGGCGCGCGCATGAGCGCGATGGACAACGCCACCCGCAATGCGGGTGAAATGATCAAGAAGCAGACTTTGACCTACAACCGCACCCGTCAGGCGATGATCACGAAGGAACTTATCGAGATCATCTCCGGCGCCGAGGCGCTGTGA
- the atpA gene encoding F0F1 ATP synthase subunit alpha, translating to MDIRAAEISAILKEQIKNFGQEAEVSEVGQVLSVGDGIARIYGLDNVQAGEMVEFENGTRGMALNLEIDNVGVVIFGSDREIMEGQTVKRTGAIVDVPVGKGLLGRVVDALGNPIDGKGPIEYTERRRVDVKAPGIIPRKSVHEPMQTGLKAIDALIPIGRGQRELIIGDRQTGKTAVALDAILNQKPLNAGDAPESQKLYCVYVAVGQKRSTVAQFVKVLEEQGALEYSIVVAATASDAAPMQFLAPFAGTAMGEFFRDNSMHALIIHDDLSKQAVAYRQMSLLLRRPPGREAYPGDVFYLHSRLLERAAKLNDENGAGSLTALPVIETQANDVSAYIPTNVISITDGQIFLESDLFFQGIRPAVNVGLSVSRVGSSAQIKAMKQVAGKIKGELAQYRELAAFAQFGSDLDASTQKLLNRGARLTELLKQSQFAPLKVEEQVVVIYAGTNGYLDALPVSKVREFEQGLLLFLRSKHADILDTIRTSKELSKDTADKLVKALDAFSKTFA from the coding sequence ATGGATATCCGCGCCGCTGAAATTTCCGCGATCCTCAAGGAGCAGATCAAGAATTTCGGCCAGGAAGCCGAAGTCTCCGAGGTGGGTCAGGTTCTGTCCGTCGGTGACGGCATCGCCCGTATCTACGGTCTCGACAACGTCCAGGCGGGCGAGATGGTCGAGTTCGAGAACGGCACGCGCGGCATGGCGCTGAACCTCGAAATCGACAATGTCGGCGTCGTCATCTTCGGTTCCGACCGCGAGATCATGGAAGGCCAGACGGTCAAGCGCACCGGCGCCATCGTCGACGTTCCGGTCGGCAAGGGCCTGCTCGGCCGCGTCGTCGACGCCCTCGGCAACCCGATCGATGGCAAGGGCCCGATCGAATACACCGAGCGCCGCCGCGTCGACGTGAAGGCCCCCGGCATCATTCCGCGCAAGTCCGTGCATGAGCCGATGCAGACCGGCCTCAAGGCCATCGACGCGCTGATCCCGATCGGTCGTGGCCAGCGCGAGCTGATCATCGGCGACCGTCAGACCGGCAAGACCGCCGTGGCGCTCGACGCGATCCTGAACCAGAAGCCGCTGAACGCCGGCGATGCGCCGGAGAGCCAGAAGCTCTACTGCGTCTATGTCGCGGTCGGCCAGAAGCGCTCCACCGTCGCCCAGTTCGTGAAGGTGCTGGAAGAGCAGGGCGCGCTGGAATATTCCATCGTCGTCGCCGCCACCGCCTCGGACGCCGCGCCGATGCAGTTCCTGGCGCCGTTCGCCGGCACTGCCATGGGCGAGTTCTTCCGCGACAACAGCATGCACGCCCTCATCATTCACGATGACCTGTCCAAGCAGGCCGTGGCGTACCGCCAGATGTCGCTGCTGCTGCGCCGCCCCCCGGGCCGCGAAGCCTATCCCGGCGACGTGTTCTATCTCCACTCGCGCCTGCTGGAGCGCGCCGCCAAGCTCAATGACGAGAACGGCGCCGGCTCGCTGACCGCCCTTCCGGTCATCGAGACCCAGGCCAACGACGTGTCGGCCTACATCCCGACCAATGTGATCTCGATCACCGACGGCCAGATCTTCCTCGAGTCCGACCTGTTCTTCCAGGGCATCCGCCCGGCGGTGAACGTCGGCCTCTCGGTGTCGCGCGTCGGCTCCTCGGCGCAGATCAAGGCGATGAAGCAGGTCGCCGGCAAGATCAAGGGCGAGCTGGCCCAGTATCGCGAACTGGCCGCCTTCGCCCAGTTCGGCTCGGACCTCGATGCCTCGACCCAGAAGCTGCTCAACCGCGGCGCTCGCCTCACCGAGCTGCTGAAGCAGTCGCAGTTCGCGCCGCTGAAGGTGGAAGAGCAGGTCGTGGTGATCTATGCCGGCACCAATGGCTATCTCGACGCCCTGCCGGTGTCGAAGGTGCGGGAGTTCGAGCAGGGCCTCCTGCTGTTCCTCCGCTCCAAGCATGCTGACATTCTCGACACCATCCGCACCTCGAAGGAACTGTCGAAGGACACCGCCGACAAGCTCGTGAAGGCGCTTGACGCCTTCTCGAAGACTTTCGCCTGA
- a CDS encoding F0F1 ATP synthase subunit delta yields the protein MAETYVSGVAGRYATALFELARDANAVDAVKADLDRFSAMIAESADLKRLVRSPVFASEEQEKAVAALLAKAGITGLAANFFKTVAANRRLFTVETIIRDFGLLVAAFKGEVTAEVTVAQPLSEAHAATLKQSLDTLTGKDVKLAIEVDPSLLGGLKVKVGSKLVDASLKTKLNSIRTAMKEVR from the coding sequence GTGGCCGAGACCTACGTATCCGGAGTGGCAGGACGCTACGCGACGGCGCTGTTCGAGCTGGCCCGCGACGCCAATGCCGTCGATGCGGTGAAGGCGGACCTGGACCGGTTCAGCGCGATGATCGCCGAGAGCGCGGACCTCAAGCGCCTGGTGCGCAGCCCGGTCTTCGCTTCCGAGGAGCAGGAGAAGGCGGTCGCCGCCCTGCTCGCCAAGGCGGGCATCACCGGCCTCGCCGCCAATTTCTTCAAGACCGTGGCGGCCAATCGCCGTCTGTTCACGGTCGAGACCATCATTCGCGACTTCGGCCTGCTCGTCGCCGCCTTCAAGGGCGAGGTGACGGCGGAAGTCACCGTGGCGCAGCCGCTGTCGGAAGCCCACGCCGCTACGCTGAAGCAGTCGCTCGACACGCTGACCGGCAAGGACGTCAAGCTCGCCATCGAGGTGGATCCCTCGCTCCTGGGCGGGCTGAAGGTCAAGGTCGGCTCGAAGCTCGTCGACGCTTCCCTCAAGACCAAGCTCAATTCGATCCGCACTGCGATGAAAGAGGTTCGCTGA
- the ccmB gene encoding heme exporter protein CcmB, translated as MSRAFLALLARDLRLALRAGGGAGLGVVFFLAVVVVTPFAIGPDLALLARIGPAILWIGALLASLIGLDRLFAADAEDGALDVLAMAPLPLELVAAAKGLAHWIATGLPLVVAAPVLALLLNLAPASIGALTLTLLVGTPAITFLGLIGAAFAAVFRRGGLLVAVLVMPLTIPVLIFAVAATATALGGTVPFGTPFRILLGLSLGALVLGPVAAAAALRVARD; from the coding sequence ATGAGCCGCGCCTTTCTCGCGCTGCTCGCCCGCGATCTGCGCCTCGCTTTGCGCGCCGGCGGCGGGGCGGGGCTCGGCGTCGTGTTCTTCCTGGCCGTGGTGGTGGTGACGCCCTTCGCCATCGGCCCGGACCTCGCTTTGCTCGCCCGCATCGGTCCGGCCATCCTGTGGATCGGCGCGCTGCTCGCCTCGCTGATCGGCCTCGACCGGCTGTTCGCGGCAGATGCGGAAGACGGTGCGCTCGATGTGCTCGCCATGGCGCCGCTGCCGCTGGAACTGGTGGCGGCGGCGAAGGGGCTGGCGCACTGGATCGCCACCGGCCTGCCGCTGGTGGTGGCCGCGCCGGTGCTGGCGCTGCTGCTCAACCTCGCCCCGGCGTCGATCGGCGCGCTGACGCTGACCCTGCTGGTCGGCACGCCCGCCATCACCTTTCTCGGCCTGATCGGCGCCGCCTTCGCCGCCGTGTTCCGGCGCGGCGGGCTGCTGGTGGCGGTGCTGGTGATGCCGCTGACCATCCCGGTGCTGATCTTCGCGGTGGCGGCCACCGCAACTGCGCTGGGGGGCACGGTGCCGTTCGGCACGCCGTTCCGCATCCTGCTCGGCCTGTCGCTTGGGGCGCTGGTGCTCGGCCCGGTGGCGGCGGCGGCGGCGCTGCGGGTGGCGCGCGACTGA
- the ccmA gene encoding heme ABC exporter ATP-binding protein CcmA has protein sequence MRLVVSDLACRRGVRLLFERLGFTLEAGRSLIVTGPNGTGKSSLLRLLAGLARPEAGVLRLEGAPEPEDFTEETHYLGHLDAHKASLSAQENLAFWRAMLGRPALSVGDAMEAVGLGGLERLPVAVLSAGQKRRLALARLLVARRPLWLLDEPTTALDVAAQARFGELARAHVAAGGLIVAATHAPLDFGPSEALDLGAWRPARPLLAEVEA, from the coding sequence ATGCGGCTGGTGGTGAGCGATCTGGCGTGCCGGCGCGGGGTGCGTCTGCTGTTCGAGCGGCTGGGATTCACGCTGGAGGCCGGCCGTTCGCTCATCGTCACCGGGCCGAACGGCACCGGCAAATCCTCGCTGCTGCGCCTGCTGGCCGGGCTGGCGCGGCCGGAGGCGGGCGTGCTGCGGCTGGAAGGCGCGCCGGAGCCCGAGGATTTCACCGAGGAGACGCACTATCTCGGCCATCTCGACGCGCATAAGGCGAGCCTGAGCGCGCAGGAGAATCTCGCCTTCTGGCGCGCCATGCTCGGCCGCCCGGCGCTTTCCGTCGGCGACGCGATGGAGGCGGTCGGGCTCGGCGGGCTGGAGCGGCTGCCGGTGGCGGTGCTCTCGGCCGGGCAGAAGCGGCGCCTGGCGCTGGCGCGGCTGCTGGTGGCGCGGCGCCCGCTGTGGCTGCTGGACGAGCCGACCACGGCGCTCGACGTGGCGGCGCAGGCGCGCTTCGGCGAACTGGCGCGGGCGCATGTGGCGGCGGGCGGGCTGATCGTTGCCGCGACCCATGCGCCGCTTGATTTCGGCCCGTCCGAGGCGCTCGACCTCGGCGCCTGGCGGCCGGCGCGGCCGCTGCTGGCGGAGGTGGAGGCATGA
- the acnA gene encoding aconitate hydratase AcnA has protein sequence MTSLDSFKCRKTLTVGSKTYVYYSLPEAEKNGLDGVSALPFSMKVLLENLLRFEDGRSVSQKDIVSIKDWLVNRGKVENEIAYRPARVLMQDFTGVPAVVDLAAMRDAMVHLGGDPKRINPLVPVDLVIDHSVIVNFFGNNAAFGKNVEEEYKQNQERYRFLKWGQSAFDNFRVVPPGTGICHQVNLEYLAQTVWTKEEDGATVAYPDTCVGTDSHTTMVNGLGVLGWGVGGIEAEAAMLGQPVSMLIPEVIGFKLTGEMKEGITATDLVLTVTQMLRKKGVVGKFVEFFGPGLDHLSLADRATIGNMAPEYGATCGFFPVDSETIAYLDETGRTDDRIALVEAYSKAQGMWRTAGTADPVFTDVLELDISTVLPSLAGPKRPQDRVLLSGTKQGFLAALEGEFKKAGETAKRVPVTGTDYDLGHGDVTIAAITSCTNTSNPSVLIAAGLLARNAVAKGLKSKPWVKTSLAPGSQVVEGYLASAGLQDDLDALGFNLVGFGCTTCIGNSGPLPEAISEAINKNDLIAGAVISGNRNFEGRVNPDVKANYLASPPLVVAYAIAGSLQIDLSTEPLGTGSDGQPVYLKDVWPSNQEIATFIRENVTKKMFQEKYSDVFKGDENWQKIAIPAGETYAWDDRSTYVQNPPYFEGMKMEPEPVTDIIKARVIGLFLDSITTDHISPAGSIKEASPAGAYLRDHQVRPADFNQYGTRRGNHQVMMRGTFANIRIKNQMLAGKEGGFTRHWPDGTEMPIYDAAMLYRQEGVPTVVFAGKEYGTGSSRDWAAKGTALLGIRAVIAQSFERIHRSNLVGMGVVPLVFQNDESWQSLGIQGDEIVTLKGIEGDLKPRQTLIAEILFADGTIKNVPLTCRIDTLDELDYFRNGGILPFVLRNLAA, from the coding sequence GTGACGTCGCTCGACAGCTTCAAATGCCGTAAAACTCTCACCGTCGGGTCCAAGACCTACGTCTATTACAGCCTGCCGGAGGCGGAGAAGAACGGCCTCGACGGCGTCTCGGCCCTGCCTTTCTCGATGAAGGTGCTGCTGGAAAACCTGCTGCGCTTCGAGGATGGCCGCTCGGTGTCGCAGAAGGACATCGTCTCGATCAAGGACTGGCTGGTCAATCGCGGCAAGGTCGAGAACGAAATCGCCTATCGCCCCGCCCGCGTGCTGATGCAGGACTTCACCGGCGTTCCCGCCGTGGTCGACCTCGCCGCCATGCGCGACGCCATGGTGCATCTCGGCGGCGACCCCAAGCGCATCAACCCGCTGGTGCCGGTCGATCTCGTCATCGACCATTCGGTGATCGTCAATTTCTTCGGCAACAACGCCGCCTTCGGCAAGAATGTCGAAGAGGAGTACAAGCAGAACCAGGAACGCTACCGCTTCCTGAAATGGGGCCAGTCGGCCTTCGACAATTTCCGCGTCGTGCCGCCCGGCACCGGCATCTGCCATCAGGTGAACCTCGAATATCTCGCCCAGACCGTCTGGACGAAGGAGGAGGACGGCGCGACGGTCGCCTATCCCGACACCTGCGTCGGGACCGACAGCCATACCACCATGGTCAACGGCCTCGGCGTGCTGGGCTGGGGCGTCGGCGGCATCGAGGCGGAAGCGGCCATGCTCGGCCAGCCGGTCTCCATGCTGATTCCCGAGGTGATCGGTTTCAAGCTCACCGGCGAGATGAAGGAAGGCATCACCGCCACCGATCTCGTGCTCACCGTCACCCAGATGCTGCGCAAGAAGGGCGTGGTCGGCAAGTTCGTCGAATTCTTCGGCCCCGGCCTCGACCACCTCTCGCTCGCCGACCGGGCCACCATCGGCAATATGGCCCCCGAATATGGCGCCACCTGCGGCTTCTTCCCCGTCGATTCGGAGACCATCGCCTATCTCGACGAGACTGGCCGCACCGACGACCGCATCGCGCTGGTCGAGGCCTATTCCAAGGCGCAGGGCATGTGGCGCACCGCCGGCACCGCCGATCCGGTGTTCACCGATGTGCTGGAGCTCGACATCTCCACCGTGCTGCCCTCGCTCGCCGGGCCGAAGCGCCCGCAGGACCGGGTCCTGCTCTCCGGCACCAAGCAGGGCTTCCTCGCCGCGCTGGAAGGCGAGTTCAAGAAGGCGGGCGAGACCGCCAAGCGCGTGCCGGTGACCGGCACCGATTACGATCTCGGCCATGGCGACGTGACCATCGCCGCCATCACCTCCTGCACCAACACGTCCAACCCCAGCGTTCTGATCGCCGCCGGCCTGCTCGCCCGCAACGCGGTGGCGAAGGGCCTGAAGTCCAAGCCCTGGGTGAAGACCTCGCTCGCCCCCGGCAGCCAGGTGGTGGAAGGCTATCTCGCCTCCGCCGGCTTGCAGGACGACCTCGACGCGCTCGGCTTCAATCTGGTCGGCTTCGGCTGCACCACCTGCATCGGCAATTCCGGCCCGCTGCCGGAAGCGATCTCCGAGGCGATCAACAAGAACGACCTGATCGCCGGCGCCGTCATCTCCGGCAACCGCAATTTCGAAGGCCGCGTGAACCCGGATGTGAAGGCGAACTACCTCGCCTCCCCGCCGCTCGTGGTCGCCTACGCCATTGCCGGCTCGCTGCAGATCGACCTTTCCACCGAGCCGCTCGGCACCGGCTCGGACGGTCAGCCCGTCTATCTCAAGGACGTCTGGCCCTCGAACCAGGAAATCGCGACCTTCATCCGCGAGAACGTCACCAAGAAGATGTTCCAGGAGAAGTACTCGGACGTGTTCAAGGGCGACGAGAACTGGCAGAAGATCGCCATTCCCGCCGGCGAGACCTATGCCTGGGACGACCGTTCCACCTATGTGCAGAACCCGCCCTATTTCGAGGGCATGAAGATGGAGCCGGAACCCGTCACCGACATCATCAAGGCGCGGGTGATCGGGCTGTTCCTCGATTCCATCACCACCGACCACATTTCCCCGGCCGGTTCGATCAAGGAAGCGAGCCCGGCAGGCGCCTATCTGCGCGACCATCAGGTCCGCCCGGCCGACTTCAACCAGTACGGCACGCGGCGCGGCAATCATCAGGTGATGATGCGCGGCACCTTCGCCAATATCCGCATCAAGAACCAGATGCTGGCCGGCAAGGAAGGCGGCTTCACCCGCCACTGGCCGGACGGCACCGAAATGCCGATCTATGACGCGGCCATGCTCTACCGGCAGGAAGGCGTGCCCACCGTCGTCTTCGCCGGCAAGGAATACGGCACCGGCTCCTCACGCGACTGGGCGGCCAAGGGCACGGCGCTGCTGGGCATCCGCGCCGTCATCGCCCAGAGCTTCGAGCGGATCCACCGCTCGAACCTCGTCGGCATGGGTGTGGTGCCGCTGGTGTTCCAGAACGACGAATCCTGGCAGTCGCTCGGCATTCAGGGCGACGAGATCGTCACGCTGAAGGGCATTGAGGGCGATCTCAAGCCGCGCCAGACGCTGATCGCCGAGATCCTCTTCGCCGATGGCACGATCAAGAACGTCCCGCTCACCTGCCGCATTGATACGCTGGACGAGCTCGACTACTTCCGCAATGGCGGCATCCTGCCCTTCGTGCTGCGCAATCTCGCCGCCTGA
- a CDS encoding DUF1223 domain-containing protein produces MSLTDASAFGPRVRASHAARALLPGLALALIGLLSAPAGARAEELPVKAEPVKPITAPKAVIELFTSQGCSSCPPADKLMGELAARSDVLALTLAVDYWDYLGWKDTLAKHGHSLRQKAYAHMRGDGKMFTPQAVVNGRVMTIGSDRVALERALESSPSPALPVSVATRGDRVTVDIGAMPGAAKAEVWLCPVASRMGVEIGRGENEGARVVYHNVVRGWVKLGTFEGTPVRFEAPVHRAPGEGIDAVAVFVQTGSSTEPGAVLGAALQPLD; encoded by the coding sequence ATGTCCCTGACCGACGCTTCCGCTTTCGGCCCGCGCGTCCGCGCCTCCCACGCCGCCCGCGCGCTGCTCCCGGGCCTTGCCCTCGCCCTGATCGGCCTGCTGTCCGCCCCGGCCGGGGCCCGCGCCGAAGAACTGCCGGTCAAGGCCGAGCCGGTGAAGCCGATCACGGCGCCGAAGGCGGTGATCGAGTTGTTCACCAGCCAGGGCTGTTCCTCCTGCCCGCCCGCCGACAAGCTCATGGGCGAACTCGCCGCCCGCTCCGATGTGCTCGCCCTCACTTTGGCGGTGGATTACTGGGACTATCTCGGCTGGAAGGACACGCTGGCCAAGCACGGCCATTCGCTGCGGCAAAAGGCCTATGCGCATATGCGCGGCGACGGCAAGATGTTTACCCCGCAAGCCGTGGTGAACGGCCGCGTCATGACCATCGGTTCGGACCGGGTGGCGCTGGAACGCGCCCTCGAATCCAGCCCGTCGCCGGCTCTGCCGGTCTCCGTGGCCACCCGCGGCGACCGGGTGACGGTGGACATCGGCGCCATGCCCGGCGCGGCCAAGGCCGAGGTCTGGCTCTGCCCGGTGGCAAGCCGCATGGGTGTCGAGATCGGCCGGGGCGAGAATGAAGGCGCCCGTGTCGTCTACCACAATGTGGTGCGTGGCTGGGTTAAGCTCGGCACCTTCGAGGGGACGCCGGTGCGCTTCGAGGCGCCGGTGCACCGCGCGCCGGGCGAGGGCATCGACGCGGTGGCGGTGTTCGTCCAGACGGGCTCCTCGACGGAGCCGGGCGCCGTGCTCGGCGCGGCGCTGCAGCCGCTGGACTGA